A part of Miscanthus floridulus cultivar M001 chromosome 6, ASM1932011v1, whole genome shotgun sequence genomic DNA contains:
- the LOC136458079 gene encoding probable glucuronosyltransferase Os10g0205300 has product MAALPPFSPRRPFSSPCFILCFLLGFVAGLVPFAHRHLHLDLHHLSLPIPDPPPAAPTQALVRPPPTTTLIVVTPTRARPLQAYYLHRLAHTLRLVPQPLLWLVVDRGAATRETAALLRGSGLMYRHLPSSHRDAPDDARRRALEHPAERGLRRQRNAALDHIEHHRIHGLVYFADEDNVYSLDLFHQLRGIRSFGTWPVAMLGVGKSKTLLEGPVCDNSQVIGWHTNERDKRQRRFHVNTSGFAFNSSMLWDADKRAHQAWNYIRLLDTVRDGFQATTFIEQLVEDETHMEGIPTGCSKIMNVNLRLEDKHLVHPKGWQMTENLDVLIPL; this is encoded by the exons ATGGCGGCCCTGCCGCCCTTCTCGCCGCGGCGGCCCTTCTCGTCGCCGTGCTTCATCCTCTGCTTCCTCCTCGGCTTCGTCGCCGGCCTCGTCCCGTTCGcgcaccgccacctccacctcgACCTCCACCACCTCTCGCTCCCGATCCCGGACCCTCCTCCTGCTGCGCCGACCCAGGCCCTAGTCCGGCCGCCACCGACGACGACCCTGATCGTCGTGACGCCGACCCGCGCGCGCCCGCTGCAGGCGTACTACCTGCACCGCCTCGCGCACACCCTCCGCCTCGTCCCGCAGCCGCTGCTCTGGCTCGTCGTCGACCGCGGCGCCGCCACGCGCGAGACCGCCGCGCTGCTCCGCGGCAGCGGCCTCATGTACCGCCACCTCCCCTCCTCCCACCGCGACGCGCCCGATGATGCTCGCCGGAGGGCGCTCGAGCACCCGGCGGAGCGCGGCCTGCGGCGCCAGAGGAACGCAGCGCTCGACCACATCGAGCACCACCGCATCCACGGCCTCGTCTACTTCGCCGACGAGGACAACGTGTATTCCCTTGACCTCTTCCATCAGCTTCGCGGCATAAG GAGTTTCGGCACCTGGCCAGTCGCAATGCTGGGCGTGGGGAAGAGCAAGACACTTCTGGAAGGGCCAGTTTGTGACAACAGCCAGGTGATAGGGTGGCACACGAACGAGAGGGACAAGAGGCAACGAAGGTTTCACGTGAATACTTCGGGCTTTGCTTTCAATAGCAGTATGCTCTGGGATGCCGACAAGAGGGCTCATCAGGCGTGGAATTACATCCGGCTGCTGGACACGGTCAGAGATGGGTTTCAG GCAACAACATTTATAGAACAGCTTGTAGAAGATGAAACTCATATGGAGGGCATACCAACTGGTTGTTCAAAAATTATGAATGTTAATCTTCGTCTAGAAGATAAACATCTTGTACATCCAAAGGGGTGGCAAATGACAGAAAACCTGGATGTATTAATTCCTCTCTGA